A window from gamma proteobacterium SS-5 encodes these proteins:
- a CDS encoding citrate synthase: MNDKLVKLNRPDAGVDLDLPLLEGSEGPDVFDISRLYRDSGMFTFDPGFLSTASCRSAITYIDGDQGVLRYRGYPIEQLAEYSDFLEVAYLLLYGELPTTQEYQEFSHIILHHTMLNQGLLRFFEGFNYDAHPMAMMVGMAGSLSAFYHDSLDINDPDHREICAHRMIAKMPTIAAATYKHNIGEPIIYPRNDLSYCANFLHMMFATPCEEYKVTPLAERALNLLFILHADHEQNASTSTVRLAGSSGANPFACVAAGIASLWGPAHGGANEAVIAMLDEIGSVRNIEKYVAKAKDKDDPFRLMGFGHRVYKNYDPRAKIIRSVCHEILNTQVNDNPLFELAMRLEEIALQDEYFVERQLYPNVDFYSGIIYRALGIPTTMFTVMFAIARTTGWVSHWMEMIGDPAHRIGRPRQLYVGHGKRDYPPRAQR, translated from the coding sequence ATGAACGATAAACTGGTCAAACTGAACCGGCCTGACGCAGGCGTTGACCTGGATCTGCCCCTGCTGGAAGGCAGCGAAGGCCCCGATGTATTTGATATCTCCCGGCTCTACCGGGATAGCGGCATGTTCACCTTCGACCCCGGCTTTCTCTCCACCGCCAGTTGCCGCAGTGCCATCACCTACATCGATGGCGACCAGGGCGTGCTGCGCTACCGGGGCTATCCCATCGAGCAGCTGGCGGAGTATTCTGATTTTCTGGAAGTGGCCTATCTGCTGCTCTACGGCGAGCTGCCCACGACCCAGGAATACCAGGAATTCAGCCACATCATCCTGCACCACACCATGCTCAACCAGGGCCTGCTGCGCTTCTTCGAGGGCTTCAACTACGACGCCCATCCCATGGCCATGATGGTGGGCATGGCCGGTTCCCTGTCCGCCTTCTACCACGACTCCCTGGACATCAATGACCCGGACCACAGGGAGATCTGCGCCCACCGCATGATCGCCAAGATGCCCACCATCGCCGCCGCTACCTACAAGCACAACATCGGCGAGCCCATCATCTACCCGCGCAATGACCTTTCCTACTGCGCCAACTTCCTGCACATGATGTTCGCCACCCCCTGTGAGGAGTATAAGGTTACACCGCTGGCGGAGCGGGCCCTGAATCTGCTGTTTATCCTCCATGCCGACCACGAGCAGAACGCCTCCACCTCCACTGTGCGCCTGGCGGGCAGTTCCGGGGCCAACCCCTTCGCCTGCGTCGCCGCCGGTATTGCCTCACTGTGGGGGCCCGCCCACGGTGGTGCCAACGAGGCGGTGATCGCCATGCTCGATGAGATCGGCAGCGTCAGGAACATCGAAAAATACGTCGCCAAGGCCAAGGACAAGGACGACCCCTTCCGCCTCATGGGCTTTGGTCACAGGGTCTATAAGAACTATGACCCGCGCGCCAAGATCATCCGTTCGGTCTGTCATGAGATCCTCAATACCCAGGTCAACGACAACCCCCTGTTCGAGCTGGCCATGCGTCTGGAGGAGATTGCCCTGCAGGATGAATACTTCGTCGAGCGCCAGCTCTACCCCAATGTGGACTTCTACTCCGGCATCATCTACCGCGCCCTGGGCATACCCACCACCATGTTCACCGTGATGTTCGCCATCGCCCGCACCACCGGTTGGGTCTCGCACTGGATGGAGATGATCGGCGACCCGGCCCACCGCATCGGCCGCCCGCGCCAGCTCTATGTTGGCCACGGCAAGCGTGACTACCCGCCCCGCGCCCAGCGCTGA
- a CDS encoding DUF2788 domain-containing protein: MDDIELYETIALNLGLTALMGYMLFIIWQLSRESKAGKFGTFILFLALATGMVGFIAKQVIQLFMDI, from the coding sequence ATGGACGATATCGAACTCTACGAGACCATTGCCCTGAACCTGGGGCTGACGGCGCTGATGGGCTATATGTTGTTCATCATCTGGCAGCTGTCGCGGGAGTCGAAGGCGGGCAAGTTTGGCACCTTCATCCTGTTCCTGGCCCTGGCCACCGGCATGGTGGGCTTTATCGCCAAGCAGGTGATTCAGCTGTTCATGGATATCTGA
- a CDS encoding cupin domain-containing protein, whose protein sequence is MLLNSNKSYVFQGLLTGLLLLLAPGLQARDQGYYPVEELLVTGKTVVGEEILYPSTGAAKITVALVTVKPGAPAAFHRHPVPLVAYILEGELSVDYGPKGVRTYRQGDALVEAMDVPHRGMNRGTETVRLLAVYVGAEGLANVELEKTP, encoded by the coding sequence ATGTTATTGAATTCAAATAAATCCTATGTGTTTCAGGGGCTGCTGACCGGGCTGCTCTTGCTGTTGGCCCCTGGGCTGCAGGCGCGAGATCAGGGCTATTATCCGGTGGAGGAGTTGCTGGTGACCGGCAAGACGGTGGTGGGCGAGGAGATCCTTTACCCCAGCACGGGCGCGGCCAAGATCACGGTTGCCTTGGTGACGGTGAAGCCTGGGGCCCCGGCCGCCTTTCATCGGCATCCGGTGCCCCTGGTGGCCTACATCCTGGAGGGCGAACTCAGCGTAGATTATGGACCCAAGGGGGTAAGGACCTACCGTCAGGGCGATGCCCTGGTGGAGGCCATGGATGTCCCCCATCGGGGCATGAATCGGGGTACGGAGACGGTTCGCTTGTTGGCGGTCTATGTCGGTGCCGAGGGCCTGGCCAATGTCGAGTTAGAGAAGACGCCCTGA
- a CDS encoding TIGR04211 family SH3 domain-containing protein: MRFLPWTLLLLFALCDLQAAFITDQIRVGLYPEPNTQGKPLKVLRSGEEIRLLEQQGSFYRVELKDGSTGWIGRQYLSEEEPAVRSLLTSRKELAQVRMELEQARQELNTLQQELSQGNEENILKEALAAANLKVKELEQRLQQRLNLGKEGQPSCEQTLDKMEAKQLQCQVRLARLTQEEQEGLAAENERLREVMQQAAKLLDLPPSGEVPVLIPASAFTTTRIIPRPPPPPVEPERPASSAQPEASTEQVLPVWIYLVLALTLLTGIIAGFALFDFRSRYRYNVRL, from the coding sequence ATGAGGTTCCTGCCCTGGACATTGCTGCTGCTGTTCGCCCTTTGCGATCTGCAGGCCGCCTTCATCACCGACCAGATCCGCGTCGGCCTCTACCCGGAGCCAAACACCCAGGGCAAGCCGCTGAAGGTGCTGCGCAGCGGTGAGGAGATCAGGCTGCTGGAGCAGCAGGGCAGCTTTTACCGGGTAGAGCTGAAGGATGGCAGCACCGGCTGGATCGGCCGCCAGTATCTGAGTGAAGAGGAACCGGCGGTACGCTCCCTGCTGACCAGCCGCAAGGAGCTGGCGCAGGTGCGCATGGAGCTGGAGCAGGCCCGTCAGGAGCTGAACACCCTGCAGCAGGAATTGAGTCAGGGCAACGAGGAGAATATTCTCAAGGAGGCCCTGGCAGCGGCCAATCTCAAGGTCAAGGAGCTGGAGCAACGGCTGCAACAACGGCTCAACCTGGGCAAGGAGGGCCAACCCAGCTGCGAGCAGACGCTGGACAAAATGGAGGCCAAGCAGCTGCAATGCCAGGTGCGTCTGGCCCGGCTTACCCAAGAGGAACAAGAGGGCCTGGCGGCAGAGAATGAACGTCTGCGTGAGGTCATGCAGCAGGCGGCCAAGCTGCTGGACCTGCCCCCCAGCGGCGAGGTGCCTGTGCTGATCCCGGCCTCCGCCTTCACCACCACCCGTATCATCCCCCGCCCGCCACCCCCCCCGGTCGAGCCCGAGAGACCGGCCTCCAGCGCCCAACCCGAGGCCAGCACGGAGCAGGTTCTGCCGGTATGGATCTACCTGGTACTGGCCCTGACCCTGCTCACCGGCATCATCGCCGGCTTTGCCCTGTTCGACTTCCGTTCCCGTTACCGTTACAACGTGCGCCTGTGA
- a CDS encoding 50S ribosome-binding GTPase — MNPAHLRSLSHFSAHLIARYRALDADNPALLSLIYANGLLLKAQQRNPLPPQLAVIGPTQVGKSSLVNLLLGGEQAGVSALAGYTRHAQGFSQLGLDLRQREQIDALLPGLTPAQPEQLFPDRVGYYSLIELAEGHRAGPLPPLLVWDSPDFDSVSSRHYRTTVPALCALADLLLVLVSKEKYADQSVWQLLRLIVPAGLPLVLVVNKVPGGAAETLQGIIADKFHAEGLAPPPIFCLPYLAQPQAELASDPAAQQLLQALRPLLDDLARPGSAQLGGLLRRHWPDWTGPLRQELDAGRTWQERVKTELRSAEQQFERDYLKNPDYRESLDQAILQLLELLELPGLAAPLARARELVTWPVRKAVSLFHSARGADPGRPSVEHKLLLEALRQARTRLLHQATVQASQSRGRQQLWWQHLWGLLQQQDAQLQARTLALIEDHQRQFQPEIDRAASRLLGHLQGHPRTLNTLRATRASADAAAVAFALKSGGIGLSDLVFTPAMLAFSSLLTEGAVGQYMEGIAKDLKQAQQDSIHERVFLPLRQQLLELDAELPGDLLFGLDAKTLERAEQARTGLEEAGS, encoded by the coding sequence ATGAACCCGGCCCACCTACGCAGCCTGAGCCACTTCAGCGCCCACCTGATTGCCCGTTACCGGGCGCTCGATGCCGACAACCCCGCCCTGTTGTCGCTGATCTACGCCAACGGCCTGCTGCTCAAGGCCCAGCAGCGCAACCCCCTGCCGCCGCAGCTGGCCGTGATCGGTCCCACCCAGGTGGGCAAGAGCAGCCTGGTCAACCTGCTGCTGGGCGGCGAGCAGGCCGGGGTCAGCGCCCTGGCCGGTTACACCCGCCATGCCCAGGGCTTCAGCCAGCTGGGCCTGGACCTGCGCCAGCGTGAACAGATCGACGCCCTGCTGCCGGGACTGACCCCGGCCCAGCCGGAGCAGCTGTTCCCCGACCGGGTCGGCTACTACAGCCTGATCGAGCTGGCCGAGGGGCATAGGGCTGGCCCCCTGCCGCCCCTGCTGGTATGGGACAGCCCGGACTTTGACTCGGTCAGCTCGCGTCATTACCGCACCACGGTACCTGCCCTGTGCGCCCTGGCCGATCTGCTGCTGGTGCTGGTGAGCAAGGAGAAATACGCCGATCAGAGCGTCTGGCAGCTGCTGCGCCTGATCGTACCGGCCGGGCTGCCCCTGGTATTGGTGGTGAACAAGGTCCCAGGTGGCGCGGCCGAGACCCTACAGGGCATCATCGCCGACAAGTTCCACGCCGAGGGCCTGGCCCCGCCGCCGATCTTCTGCCTGCCCTATCTGGCCCAGCCCCAGGCCGAGCTGGCCTCGGACCCGGCGGCCCAGCAGCTGCTCCAGGCCCTGCGCCCCCTGCTCGACGACCTGGCCCGGCCCGGCTCGGCCCAGCTGGGCGGCTTGCTGCGCCGGCACTGGCCGGACTGGACCGGGCCCCTGCGGCAGGAGCTGGACGCCGGGCGCACCTGGCAGGAGCGGGTAAAGACCGAGCTGCGCAGCGCCGAGCAGCAGTTCGAGCGTGATTACCTGAAGAACCCCGACTACCGCGAGAGCCTGGATCAGGCCATATTGCAGCTGTTGGAGCTGCTGGAACTGCCCGGCCTGGCCGCGCCCCTGGCCCGCGCCCGCGAGTTGGTCACCTGGCCGGTGCGCAAGGCCGTGAGCCTGTTCCACAGCGCCCGTGGTGCCGATCCGGGCAGGCCCTCGGTGGAGCACAAGCTGCTGCTGGAGGCCCTGCGCCAGGCGCGCACCCGACTGCTGCACCAGGCCACGGTGCAGGCCAGCCAGAGCCGGGGTCGGCAACAGCTCTGGTGGCAGCACCTCTGGGGCCTGTTGCAGCAGCAGGATGCCCAGCTGCAAGCACGGACCCTGGCCCTGATCGAGGACCACCAGCGCCAATTCCAGCCCGAGATCGACCGCGCCGCCAGCCGCCTGTTGGGGCATCTGCAGGGGCATCCGCGCACCCTCAACACCCTGCGTGCCACCCGCGCCTCGGCCGATGCCGCCGCCGTGGCCTTCGCCCTGAAGAGCGGCGGCATCGGCCTGAGTGATCTGGTCTTCACCCCGGCCATGCTCGCCTTCAGCTCATTGCTTACCGAGGGGGCGGTGGGCCAGTACATGGAGGGCATCGCCAAGGACCTGAAACAGGCCCAGCAGGACTCCATCCACGAACGGGTATTTCTGCCCCTGCGGCAACAGCTGCTGGAACTCGACGCCGAGCTGCCGGGAGACCTGCTGTTCGGCCTGGATGCCAAGACCCTGGAGCGGGCCGAACAGGCCCGTACCGGCCTGGAGGAGGCAGGATCATGA
- the ubiD gene encoding 4-hydroxy-3-polyprenylbenzoate decarboxylase, which yields MNYRDLRDFITQLEARGELKRISLEVDPFLEITEICDRTLRAGGPALLFERVKGSAMPLLGNLFGTPQRVALGMGEESVSALRKVGQLLAQLKEPEPPRGLKDAWDKLPMFKKVLDMAPKPRSNAPCQERVVEGDAVDLGQLPVQTCWPGDAGPLITWGLVITRGPDKPRQNLGIYRMQVIGCNRVIMRWLAHRGGALDYRDWQRKYPGQPFPISVALGADPATILGAVTPVPDSLSEYAFAGLLRGSRTEVCKSLGNDLQVPASAEIVLEGHLHPGDLADEGPFGDHTGYYNEVDRFSVFTIDRISSRRDPIYHSTYTGRPPDEPAVLGVALNEVFVPILCKQFPEIVDFYLPPEGCSYRMAIVSMKKQYPGHAKRVMFGVWSFLRQFMYTKFVIVVDDDINTRDWNDVIWAMTTRMDPVRDTTLVANTPIDYLDFASPVSGLGGKIGLDATNKWPGETEREWGRPIARDPNVVARVDQIWGELGI from the coding sequence GTGAACTACCGCGACCTGAGAGACTTCATCACCCAGCTGGAGGCGCGCGGCGAGCTGAAGCGAATTTCGCTCGAAGTCGATCCCTTCCTGGAGATCACCGAGATCTGCGACCGCACCCTGCGCGCCGGCGGCCCGGCGCTGCTGTTCGAGCGGGTCAAGGGCTCGGCCATGCCCCTGCTGGGTAACCTATTCGGCACCCCGCAGCGGGTGGCCCTGGGCATGGGCGAGGAATCCGTCAGCGCCCTGCGTAAGGTGGGCCAACTGCTGGCCCAGCTCAAGGAGCCCGAGCCGCCCAGGGGCCTGAAAGACGCCTGGGACAAGCTGCCGATGTTCAAAAAGGTGCTGGACATGGCACCCAAGCCGCGCAGCAATGCCCCCTGTCAGGAGCGGGTAGTTGAGGGCGATGCCGTCGATCTGGGCCAGCTGCCGGTGCAAACCTGCTGGCCGGGGGATGCCGGACCGCTGATCACCTGGGGCCTGGTGATCACCCGCGGGCCCGACAAACCCCGGCAGAACCTGGGCATCTACCGCATGCAGGTGATCGGCTGCAACCGCGTGATCATGCGCTGGCTGGCCCATCGCGGTGGTGCCCTGGATTATCGGGACTGGCAGCGCAAATACCCCGGCCAGCCCTTTCCCATCAGCGTGGCCTTGGGCGCGGACCCGGCCACCATCCTCGGCGCCGTCACCCCGGTGCCGGATAGCCTGTCGGAATACGCCTTCGCCGGTCTGTTGCGCGGCAGCCGCACCGAGGTATGCAAGAGCCTGGGCAACGACCTGCAGGTGCCGGCCAGCGCCGAGATCGTCCTCGAAGGCCACCTGCACCCCGGTGATCTGGCCGATGAAGGGCCCTTTGGCGACCACACCGGCTATTACAACGAGGTCGATCGCTTCTCCGTCTTCACCATCGACCGCATCAGCAGCCGTCGTGACCCCATCTACCACTCCACCTACACCGGCCGCCCACCGGATGAGCCCGCCGTGCTGGGGGTGGCGTTGAACGAGGTATTCGTGCCCATCCTGTGCAAGCAGTTCCCCGAGATCGTCGATTTCTATCTGCCACCGGAAGGCTGCTCCTACCGCATGGCCATAGTCTCGATGAAAAAACAGTACCCCGGCCATGCCAAGCGGGTGATGTTCGGCGTCTGGTCCTTCCTGCGTCAGTTCATGTACACCAAGTTCGTCATCGTGGTGGATGACGACATCAACACCCGCGACTGGAACGACGTCATCTGGGCCATGACCACGCGCATGGACCCGGTGCGCGACACCACCCTGGTGGCCAACACCCCCATCGACTACCTGGACTTCGCCTCGCCGGTATCCGGCTTGGGCGGCAAGATCGGCCTGGACGCCACCAATAAATGGCCCGGCGAGACCGAGCGCGAATGGGGCCGGCCCATCGCCCGCGACCCCAATGTGGTGGCACGGGTGGATCAGATCTGGGGGGAGTTGGGGATTTAG
- a CDS encoding thioredoxin family protein: MRVLRFLLLLLLFLPGWTSAGEEAGAGQADKQPDNRVELHFFWSSNCPHCQQAQPFVAQLERDYPWLRLRSYGLGDNPAHAQRYQRMAAALGETARSVPAFFICDRLYVGFDHADGVGAQLRQALLDCRAGLAPSGSEVPELPAGLDPQTLSLPLFTLTLAALDAFNPCAFFVLLFLLSLMVNARNRRRMLLIGGVFVLVSGLLYFLFMAAWLELFLLVGAVSWVTLAAGFLALLMGGLNIKDYFLFRQGPSLSLSDSARRRLFGRMRALLSGDNLGMMLLGTLTLALAANSYELLCTAGFPMVYTRVLTLQAGSDGAYYAYLLLYNLIYITPLLLIVLLFTLTMGRRKLSEQEGKGLKLLSGIMMTLLGLILLFWPEALNSLYTGVLLLLLALGLTWLMPRLVDWAFSRR, translated from the coding sequence ATCAGGGTGCTGCGTTTTCTTCTATTGCTGCTGCTGTTTCTGCCGGGCTGGACCAGTGCGGGGGAAGAGGCCGGGGCAGGGCAGGCGGATAAACAGCCAGATAACCGGGTTGAGCTGCATTTTTTCTGGTCCAGCAACTGCCCCCACTGCCAACAGGCACAGCCCTTTGTCGCCCAGCTGGAGCGCGACTACCCCTGGCTGCGGCTGCGCAGCTATGGCCTTGGCGACAACCCGGCCCATGCCCAGCGCTATCAGCGAATGGCGGCGGCCCTGGGGGAGACGGCCCGCTCGGTACCGGCCTTTTTTATCTGTGATCGGCTCTATGTGGGCTTTGACCACGCCGATGGGGTGGGTGCCCAGCTGCGCCAGGCCCTGCTTGACTGCCGTGCCGGACTGGCCCCGAGCGGGTCTGAGGTGCCCGAGCTGCCCGCCGGGCTGGACCCGCAAACACTCTCCCTGCCCCTGTTCACCCTCACCCTGGCGGCGCTGGATGCCTTCAACCCCTGCGCCTTCTTCGTCCTGCTGTTTCTGCTCAGCCTGATGGTCAATGCCCGCAACCGGCGTCGCATGTTGCTTATCGGCGGGGTCTTTGTGCTGGTCTCCGGGCTCTTGTATTTCCTCTTCATGGCCGCCTGGCTGGAGCTGTTCCTGCTGGTCGGTGCGGTCTCCTGGGTGACCCTGGCGGCAGGGTTTCTGGCCCTGCTCATGGGCGGGCTGAACATCAAGGACTACTTCCTGTTCCGCCAAGGCCCCAGCCTGAGCCTGAGCGATAGCGCCCGCCGGCGCCTGTTTGGCCGCATGAGGGCGCTGCTCTCGGGGGATAATCTGGGCATGATGCTGCTTGGCACCCTGACCCTGGCGCTGGCGGCAAACAGCTACGAGCTGCTCTGTACCGCCGGTTTCCCCATGGTCTATACCCGCGTGCTGACCCTGCAGGCCGGCTCCGACGGGGCCTATTACGCCTATCTGCTGCTCTACAACCTGATCTACATCACCCCCCTGCTGCTGATTGTGCTGCTGTTTACCCTGACCATGGGGCGGCGCAAGCTCAGTGAGCAAGAGGGCAAGGGCCTGAAGCTGCTCTCTGGCATCATGATGACCCTGCTCGGCCTGATCCTGCTGTTCTGGCCCGAGGCGCTCAACAGCCTCTACACCGGTGTGCTGCTTCTGCTGTTGGCCCTGGGCCTGACCTGGCTCATGCCCCGGTTGGTAGATTGGGCCTTTTCCCGCCGCTAG
- a CDS encoding 50S ribosome-binding GTPase — protein MKHDEQQALRAWIKQGIEQGWLAAETLQQLDRQERQQAEDLFRDRSHRPLLVALFGGTGVGKSSLLNRLARAEIARTGLQRPTSQEVSLYLHRDFQLDLLPPQLPMAQTRIAYHDEKDRRLLAWIDMPDMDSTALANRQLVEAWLPYIDWIIYVVSPERYHDDLGWRFLQQRGQRHAWIFVMNQWDQGRPEQMQDFRQRLAREGFSDPVVLRSSCLASQGQGQGQVQNQGEDDFDQLERRINQAIQEHSLELLQQLGQGARRQEQRQLLRQIGRQLGDDNRWQQARQEWFEQLDQGLDAIALELRASAQRQLAEVAGERSAEAGLAARFEPLSQALASPRTLDQVSGLQLQLLNGLASKDLPQPPFAQALEQLPPAAPLLRRLLNEQLDQALLKPGHWLQRRLHALSRQLEWLLPLAASGWAIQHALVQYYLGTREQGDFLGLDFAIHSLLLIGLGWLIPRLLRQRSQPSASGILQQGLKRGIAAFSAAQRAQQEDLWQRLDEQRQGLQEELEERFQQPLQQQTGPKAPEAGALTPEPVREG, from the coding sequence ATGAAGCACGACGAACAACAGGCCCTGCGTGCCTGGATCAAACAAGGCATCGAACAGGGCTGGCTGGCCGCCGAAACCCTCCAGCAGCTGGACCGGCAGGAGCGTCAGCAGGCCGAGGACCTGTTCCGCGACCGCAGTCACCGGCCCCTGCTGGTGGCCCTGTTCGGCGGCACCGGGGTGGGCAAGAGCAGCCTGCTCAACCGCCTGGCCAGGGCAGAGATTGCCCGTACCGGCCTGCAGCGGCCGACCTCCCAGGAGGTCAGCCTCTACCTGCACCGGGACTTTCAGCTCGACCTGCTGCCGCCCCAGCTGCCCATGGCGCAGACCCGTATCGCCTATCACGACGAAAAGGACCGTCGTCTGCTGGCCTGGATCGACATGCCCGACATGGATAGTACCGCCCTGGCCAACCGCCAGCTGGTGGAGGCCTGGCTGCCCTACATCGACTGGATCATCTACGTCGTCAGCCCAGAGCGCTACCACGACGACCTGGGCTGGCGCTTCCTGCAACAGCGCGGCCAGCGCCATGCCTGGATCTTCGTCATGAATCAGTGGGATCAGGGCCGCCCGGAGCAGATGCAAGACTTTCGCCAGCGCCTGGCCAGGGAAGGCTTCAGCGACCCGGTGGTGCTGCGCAGCAGCTGTCTGGCCTCTCAGGGTCAAGGTCAGGGTCAAGTCCAGAATCAGGGCGAGGACGACTTCGACCAGCTGGAACGGCGCATCAACCAGGCCATCCAGGAACACAGCCTGGAGCTGCTGCAACAGCTGGGGCAGGGTGCCCGGCGTCAGGAGCAGCGCCAGCTGCTGCGCCAGATCGGCCGCCAGCTGGGGGACGACAATCGCTGGCAGCAGGCCCGCCAGGAGTGGTTCGAACAACTGGATCAGGGGCTGGATGCCATCGCCTTGGAGCTGCGCGCCAGCGCCCAGCGCCAGCTCGCCGAGGTGGCCGGGGAGAGGTCGGCCGAGGCGGGGCTGGCGGCCCGCTTCGAGCCCCTCAGCCAGGCCCTGGCCAGCCCCAGAACCCTGGACCAGGTCAGCGGCCTGCAACTACAGCTGCTCAACGGCCTGGCCAGCAAAGACCTGCCCCAGCCCCCCTTTGCCCAGGCCCTGGAGCAGCTACCCCCCGCCGCCCCGCTGCTGCGCCGCCTGCTCAATGAACAGCTGGATCAGGCCCTGCTCAAGCCCGGTCACTGGCTGCAACGCCGCCTGCATGCCCTATCCCGCCAGCTGGAATGGTTGCTGCCCCTGGCCGCCAGCGGCTGGGCCATCCAACACGCCCTGGTGCAGTACTATCTGGGCACCCGCGAGCAGGGCGATTTTCTCGGCCTGGACTTCGCCATCCACTCCCTGCTGCTGATTGGCCTGGGCTGGCTCATCCCCCGCCTGCTGCGGCAAAGGTCCCAGCCCAGCGCCAGCGGCATACTGCAGCAGGGCCTCAAGCGGGGCATTGCGGCCTTCAGCGCGGCGCAACGGGCCCAGCAAGAGGACCTCTGGCAGCGGCTGGATGAGCAAAGGCAAGGGCTGCAAGAGGAGCTGGAAGAGCGCTTTCAACAACCCCTGCAACAACAAACAGGGCCCAAGGCCCCGGAGGCGGGCGCGCTTACCCCGGAGCCGGTGAGGGAAGGCTGA